Below is a genomic region from Echinicola rosea.
AACACCTTATCAGTCACCCGTTCTGCAACGGTACGTCGCTCCCGTAATCCTGGTCGTTTTTTCATCATCCCTATTACATCATCCCGCAAAGGCCGCTTTTCTGTAAACATATAATTGCCAATAACACCCTGCAGCTTTTCCATATCAAGGTGCTCCTCCTTGCTCAAGTCCTCAATGGCCTGCATCTTTTCCTTGGTCCAGAAAGCATCAAATTCATCCGATACATCATCTGAATCCTGTACCTTGGGAAGGTTTTCATTGATAAACTTCTCTATCAGCTTGAGTTTACTTCTTAGCTGTGTATCTCCAGAAACCATATCTACAATAGCCTTTTGCTGCTTTTCCCTTTCTTCTGGTTTGGCATCTTTTAGCTGACCTAGCAGCTTAACAATATAAGCTACATTTACCTCGTCTCGGTGGATCAGCTCTAACTCAAAATCAATATCATCCAATATGGATACTTTCTCCTTTTGGTTTTGGCTGCGAGTTTTATCATAAAGGTCCAGATACTTGCTTTTATAATCTTCAAACCCCTGATCAGTCATAGAAAGATCATCGTGCTCAAATTCCGTGAAGGTCTTCAATACATTACGTACCCGCATCAATTCCCTAAAGGCCTTAATAAAAGCCAACTCATCCTCCTCGGTTTTTAGGCTGTTAACACTATTGATGGTAGGAGCGATTTTGAGCATATCGATAAACAGCTCATTGAATTTTCGTACATACTCTTCATAGGGAGCGATGATGATTTCATCTTTGGCTTCAATATTGGAAAAGAGTTTAATAGCCTTATCGGTGTTTTTCTTCAGGTTCCGGAAGCAGACGATATTTCCTTGTGATTTGCGCTCATCTAGGATTCTGTTCGTTCTGGAATAAGCCTGTATCAATCCATGGTATTGTAGGTTTTTATCAACATAGAGGGTATTGAGGTGCTTGCTGTCAAAACCGGTCAAGAACATATTCACCACCAGAAGAATATCTATTTCCTGATTTTTCACCCGCTTAGCAATATTCTGGTAATAATTATAAAAGGTCTGGCTGTCCTTGGTACTATAGTTAGACCCAAAGGTCTGGTTATAGTCACTGATAAAGTCATCCAAAAACTCCCGAGGATGCTTGATGGTGGCTTGTCCATAAGGTCCGGCATCTTCTGCCGCAATACTCACTCTTGAAGAGATATTGAAATGATTGGTATTATCCTGTTCATCTTTGCCCAATAACTCATCATTGGCACCATAGGAGAAGATGGTGGCGATTTTATAATCATGTTGCTCTTCTACTGCTTTTTTCTTGAACAATACATAATAACGGATCAATACTTCCACACTGGGCACACAGAAGATGGCCGTAAAACGTTGGTTATGGGTTTTTCGCTTATGGTGGGTGATGATATAATCAACAATATTATTTAATCGAGGAGAGGCTTCCATCACTTCCGCTTCATCAATAGCCTCTACATTGATATCCTGAACCTGATCCTTACGCTTAAAGGTCTGGATATATTCTATCGAAAATTTCAATACATTTTCATCCCGTATGGCATCAGTGATCACATACTTATGGAGGCAATCCTGAAAGAGCATGGTGGTAGTCCGCTTACCGTATTCATTGGTACCTGCATTTTCCTCAAAAATCGGTGTCCCCGTAAAGCCAAACATCTGCCCATTCACAAAAAAGCTTTTGATGCTTTCATGGGTCTTGCCAAACTGACTACGATGACATTCATCAAATATAAAGACGATGCGCTTGTCCTGCAGGGTTTCCAGTTTATGGAAAAAGCGCTTTTTGGTGACCGCAGTATTGAGTTTTTGTATGGTAGTTACGATCAATTTATTATCGCCTGCCAATTGCTTTACCAAGGTTCCGGTATCATTGGTACCGTCTATACTTCCTTTGCTAAAGCTGTTAAACTCCTTGGTGGTCTGATAATCCAAGTCCTTCCTGTCCACCACAAAGACCACCTTATGCACCTGTGGAAGATTGGTCAATATCTGGCTAGTTTTAAATGAAGTCAGCGTCTTGCCAGATCCAGTAGTATGCCAGATATAACCGTACTTGGTTGTGGTCTTTACCCGATCGATAATGGCCTCTGTAGCATAAAATTGATAGGGTCTCAAGACCATCAGGGATTTGTTGGATTCGTTCAAAACCACATACTTGGTGATCATCTTGGAGAGGTGACAAGGCTCCATAAATACATCCGCAAAGGCAGAAAGCTGTGTGATTAGTTTATTATGTGTGTCCGCCCAGTAAAAGGTCTGTTTGAACTGCCTGTCTTTTATAGGAGTATTCGCATAGTACTTGGTATTGACCCCATTACTGATGATAAAAAACTGGATAAACTGAAACAGGCCTTGACCAGTCCCATAAGAGTGAATCCCATAGCGTTCTATCTGCTTAAAAGCTTCTTTTAGTTCAAGTCCCCTACGCTTTAGCTCCACCTGTACCAAGGGAAGTCCATTGATCAGGATGGTCACATCATAGCGGTTCTTGTATTTGCCTTCTATGCTGATCTGCTGGGCCACTTGAAATTCATTTTGGCACCAGTGTACCTGATTGATCAGCTCAATGGTCTTGGTTTCATTTTGGGCATTGACATAGGGAACCCGATCACGCAGGATCTTGGCCCTGTCATAGATACTGCCTTTATTGATATAGTTTAGGATTTGGGTAAACTCCTGCTCACTTAGCTGGGTCTTATTGTGCTTTTCAAGCTGGGCTTTTAAATTGCTCAATAAAGCTGCTTCATCTGGAATCATCACTTTCTGATAGCCCAGTTGCTGCAACTGCTTGATAAGGTTATTTTCCAGTACCTGTTCAGGCTGTGTGGTCATATGCTATTTCTACTTAAAAAATCTACTTTTGACACCTAAGATAATGGTTTCATTACCGAAAGGCCTATAAAATGCTAAGAATTTAATATCTAAACGTATTTATTAAGACCATAAAGGTTCGCTTTTCCAATTTCCCTTAAAACCTAATGCATTGGGATCCACTGTAGGGAAATCCTCCAGAAGTTTGGCCAACCTCAAGGTAAAAGAATTGTTGGGCTGGATGGTATTCAAAAGGTACTTCATGATGCACAGGTGGATATATATTTTCTGGAATTCATGTTGCTTAGGTAGATCTTCAATCCATGGGTGTGGTGGTGAAGATAATAGCTTTGGTCTTCCCGGTAAATTTTTATTCCATAAGCGACTATGATGGGCACAATAATTCCTGATTTGGGTAATGGACTGAAGCCAACTGGGGAGAAATGTATGGTTTACCGCGCCATATTCTCCGGCAATGATATCCTTGGATTTTACAGAAGGTTTTAAATTTCCATAGAGTTTGGACAAGCCTCCTAAACTTGTAAGCTCTAAACTTTTCCAGGAAGGGGGGAACCTGAGGTCATCTTTATATTTCTTCTTGTGTTCTTTCATAAAGATATCCTTGCATCTTTCTACTTCCTCCTCCAAGTTACCAAGTGTTTTTACTAAGGAAGGAATATTAATGAATAGGTTGCTGTCCTGGAACCACCAAGGGTCAAATTCATGGGATAAATGGTAGATCATTTTGGTACGCAAGCTGATTTCAATTTTTTCAATCACATCAAAAAGCAGCATCCTAAGTTTATGATCAAAATTATATAAGGAAATGGCATCTTCAAATCGGCTGTTTTCCTTGAACTCGTGGGTTTCTTTATCAGCAAACATGGGGTACCAATACCCTACCAAGCGGTAATAACTGACATGGCTAAGGTACTTTTTTGCTAATGGAATGTTTTTGATAATCATTCCCCGCTCCAGCAAAAGTGCTATTTGTTCATCTATGGAAGTAGGTTTCTTTTCATACAGCATAGTGCAAGAAAAGTATAAAAAATGGTAATAAAAACCCCTAAAACGCAAAAGACTCGCCCTGGGACGCTGTTCTGATGGGTAGCGTGGCGAGTACTGTTGATACAAAAGTACACACTTTTGTCACATTTTGTAAATATTTGTAAATATTTTTGTCAATACCTGTAAATATTATTCTCGCTATTTCTACAACAATTGTACATATTATTAATATTTACATTAAGATTAATAAAAGAGTTCTAGCTGTTGAGAATGAGGCGCAAATAAATTAAAATGATTACTACTTCAAGGCCATGGCCATTTTATCAATGGCTTTTTTCTTTTGCTCCATATTCGGATGAACATACAGATTAAGGGTAGTGCTAATATTCGAATGGCCCAGCAAGACACTCACCGTTTTATAATCACAATTGCTTTCTATACAGCGTGTCGCAAAGCTGTGACGCAAACCATGAAACTTTAGCCCGGTCATATTTAATTCTTCCATAAATTTCTGATAGTA
It encodes:
- a CDS encoding type I restriction endonuclease subunit R, translated to MTTQPEQVLENNLIKQLQQLGYQKVMIPDEAALLSNLKAQLEKHNKTQLSEQEFTQILNYINKGSIYDRAKILRDRVPYVNAQNETKTIELINQVHWCQNEFQVAQQISIEGKYKNRYDVTILINGLPLVQVELKRRGLELKEAFKQIERYGIHSYGTGQGLFQFIQFFIISNGVNTKYYANTPIKDRQFKQTFYWADTHNKLITQLSAFADVFMEPCHLSKMITKYVVLNESNKSLMVLRPYQFYATEAIIDRVKTTTKYGYIWHTTGSGKTLTSFKTSQILTNLPQVHKVVFVVDRKDLDYQTTKEFNSFSKGSIDGTNDTGTLVKQLAGDNKLIVTTIQKLNTAVTKKRFFHKLETLQDKRIVFIFDECHRSQFGKTHESIKSFFVNGQMFGFTGTPIFEENAGTNEYGKRTTTMLFQDCLHKYVITDAIRDENVLKFSIEYIQTFKRKDQVQDINVEAIDEAEVMEASPRLNNIVDYIITHHKRKTHNQRFTAIFCVPSVEVLIRYYVLFKKKAVEEQHDYKIATIFSYGANDELLGKDEQDNTNHFNISSRVSIAAEDAGPYGQATIKHPREFLDDFISDYNQTFGSNYSTKDSQTFYNYYQNIAKRVKNQEIDILLVVNMFLTGFDSKHLNTLYVDKNLQYHGLIQAYSRTNRILDERKSQGNIVCFRNLKKNTDKAIKLFSNIEAKDEIIIAPYEEYVRKFNELFIDMLKIAPTINSVNSLKTEEDELAFIKAFRELMRVRNVLKTFTEFEHDDLSMTDQGFEDYKSKYLDLYDKTRSQNQKEKVSILDDIDFELELIHRDEVNVAYIVKLLGQLKDAKPEEREKQQKAIVDMVSGDTQLRSKLKLIEKFINENLPKVQDSDDVSDEFDAFWTKEKMQAIEDLSKEEHLDMEKLQGVIGNYMFTEKRPLRDDVIGMMKKRPGLRERRTVAERVTDKVLGYVETFINGVSRV
- a CDS encoding Abi family protein, which translates into the protein MLYEKKPTSIDEQIALLLERGMIIKNIPLAKKYLSHVSYYRLVGYWYPMFADKETHEFKENSRFEDAISLYNFDHKLRMLLFDVIEKIEISLRTKMIYHLSHEFDPWWFQDSNLFINIPSLVKTLGNLEEEVERCKDIFMKEHKKKYKDDLRFPPSWKSLELTSLGGLSKLYGNLKPSVKSKDIIAGEYGAVNHTFLPSWLQSITQIRNYCAHHSRLWNKNLPGRPKLLSSPPHPWIEDLPKQHEFQKIYIHLCIMKYLLNTIQPNNSFTLRLAKLLEDFPTVDPNALGFKGNWKSEPLWS